The sequence below is a genomic window from Takifugu flavidus isolate HTHZ2018 chromosome 11, ASM371156v2, whole genome shotgun sequence.
ACAGATGTTCCGCATTTCCTGTCCGGTCTGAATGGCCTGAATCACCTCCATGATGGACTCCCTTTCCAGCTCCAGGGCGGACGCAGCTTCGCGTAAAGCCTCCACCCTAACAGACACCAGAGAAGCCGCCTTTCTTAACCGTCACGCATTAATAGCCGGGGGTCTGTTTTAAAGACTTTTGGATGGGTGTTCCGTGCGTACTTATATAGGAGCGCGCACGCCCGCGGCCTGTTGCTTCAACCTACCTCATTTCCAGCTGATCCAAACTTTCCAGGAGTTGCCCGGAGCGATCAGCCATCGACAGGGTCCTGCTGAACTTGGCGTTGAAGGCTTCGTTCATTTTGGCCTGTATTTTGGCCTGAGCCATGGCGGAGAGCGACGGTGGAGACTGCGGGGGAGCTTCAACAGCGCACGGTTCGGCCCGGATGACGGTGCTGGACTCCTCCTGGGAGGGGATTTCCTAACATGGGCCGAGACTTCCTTCACTGGCTCCTCTCAGAAGGGTCCCGAGGAgacgagcagctgctgccaagCTGAGGTGCGGGGGCCCCCGAGGGTGCGCAGACGCGCGTTCAGATGTTGAGAAAGAGTTCTGGTGTGATCCGTAGATGTTATAATGAACATCCAACCCCACTTTAAAGCTCACAACAGCTACTTTCAAGCAACCTTGGGATTCCATTTTAGTTTATTCTCCACTGTTCTTAATGGAtagtttttaattttaaaaagaacattgaCAATTATGTAGAAAAGCATTActtttaaatacataaataccACATTGGACTTCAGAGGCAGCTGATCTCCACTGAGCTGAGAggttcagctgcagcctgtcacaCCATCATGGTGCCATCTATAgcactctgctgctgatgcagcataATGTAGGGAGGCGAAGGCCCCCACAGTCCATAACTGCCCAACTTAACCCCCGTGGTGACACCAGTTTCACCTTCAGGACCTGTCAATGACATACGAAAGACTATGATGCAACCAGGGgacagtcatgtgaccgggACAGGAAATGCCCTTCCAAAATGATGGAATAAATGAGTAGAGGATGAAGCCAATTTCAAAAATCACTTCAAAAGAcagttctgcagcttttctatCACATTCTATATCACAGCCACCTCTACTGACCATATTAATAtaaactttttattaaaaaaggcCAAATAAGCAGCAAGAAATGAGGTTTtcttaattttaatttatttaccaCTGAGGCCAAATGTGTATGTACAtagatttgatttaaaaagttGTGATAattacagatttttaaaaaaagaaaagtgttatATAAGGTCCACTTGTGTTACGTAGGGTCTACGGTATGACCCCAATAATATTCCTTTACAGGGAAATTAGTCTCTCTGATGTTCTAGCATATCAATgatataaaataaacaaaatgtagatgttatttattttattctggaGAGAATTAGAAATTAGAAAATAATTAAGTAATTTTTGTTGAACGATGCATCCCAACAACACAGATCATTAAAACTCTAAGAGACTTCTTTGGAGGGCTTCTTCCAACTctgcagggaaaaaaggaaaagggaaaCAAAGACTCCGGTTACAGGATGTTTAACCAGATCACAACAGGAACGTGGAGAACAATAGAACAAAGGCGACAGAACCGGCTATGAAAATAACTGAATGTATGATCTTCGCAGCTCTGCGGGAGgctgaacaacaacaactacCTGCTGATTCTCTTGCTTCTGCACTAACGGACGCCGCATCACTGGCTCCATCTGCAGGAGAAAGTCACACGGCCCTTTATTCAAACGCATCAATAGAGCGATGCTGTCGTGAGATGAGGGATTCATTCTTATTTCCTCCATACCTTTGCGTACATGCCTGTCTTTGTTGGCCTGGTCCTCATTCAAAAAGGCCGCCAGAGTCTCGTCACAAATCTCTGAAACGACGGAAATGTGATGAAACGCTCCAACGAAACACGGGTGACTGAAGGGAAGAGGACCGCGGATTACCGCTGGTGCCGGGTTTGATCTCCACGGCGTCGAGGATTTTCACGGGGGCGGGTTCCCTCTCGGCGCCGCGGCTCCTGGAGCTCATGCAGGGTTCCAGGGCGCAGTGCCGAGAGTGATGATGTTTATGGAAACTCGGCACGTCTTTGAAGCTCTCCTGGCAAATGCCGCACGCGACCTCGAAGGTTTTCTCCAGGTTCAACGCTGGGTGTTTCGTGTGGACGTGGGTCTTGATCTGAGCGTAGGACGACACAGACACGCCGCAGGGAGCGCACGCGTACTGACACTTGCCTTCAGTAGCCAGGTCCCTCATACACTGAGTGTATACGGCTTTTAATTCCCCCTTGTTCTTCTCTGAACCCATGCAGGGGCATGTGGGCTGAACGGTGCTCTGAATGACTCCATCACTATTTATGCAGTAGAAGTCTTTGCTGTGGAGCCTCTTGTAGTGCTCCAAGAACTCCCCCTCGGATTCAAGCTGCATGCTGTCACAGAGGCCACAGAAGTGGAAGCTCTTGATCTGCCCGCCGTGCTCGTTCACGCAGTGCCGGCGCACGGTCGACTCTTTAAAGAACTTCTGAGGACAGTGTCCACACATGAATCTCTGGAAACTGTGGCTAGTTACGTCGCTGCAGTGTTCCAGAACCTCCTTCTCCGAGTCAAAGACGTCCTCGCACATCCTGCACATCCAAGACAGCTCCAGTTTTacggaggaggagctgaagcggCTGGCGGGGGCGGAAGCGTGACTCGTGGACGGCTGAGcgtcacaggcggcggcgagcTCCTCGGGCATCTCTTGCTCGGTGATATAGGTGTGCCCTCCGTGATCGTCCGACACGTGAGACAGGATGTCTTCATATCGGGGCATTTCGATCTTGCATTTGCGGCAGTAGAAGAGGAAGTTGGACAAGTGCGCTCCGCCGTGGAAGCGGCTCATGTGCAGCCGCGTGATGGCCGACTCCTCCATATGTTTCCCACAGACGCCGCACTGATGGAAGATCTGGTTCGCGGCCAACAGGTGCTTCTTGGCTGCGGCCTCCTCTGAGAATTGCAGGCCGCATTCACAGCGCCAGCCCACCGGCGAGCTGCTGCTGGCGCCGTCGCTCTCGCCTGGGGCCGGTCGCTTTCTCCTAGTCGAGTATTCCTCGAAACCTTCCTTGTTCATCTTCTGATGAGGAGTTTTCAGGCAGCTGGGCCGTCCTCCCTTTGGCGCCGCTCTCTCGCCGCCCGTGTGCTGCGTCCCACTAAACCTGCAGTGCTGAAGGACGGCCCTCTGCATCGTTCGGTTGATCTCCACGCCGTGATGAGTCGCTTCCTTGTGGCTGGCGATTTCGGCTTGGCTGAAGAAGAGTTGACGGCAGAGCGAGCACTGGCCTCGCACCTGCAGCCGCTGCATCACCTGTGCCACGGTTTTATCAGCCTTGGCCACCGCGCAGCCGTGTCTGCAGTGCACGCTGGAAGAGAAGAACAATGAATATAAGAAACAAACATCTGCACGCGTTGATTCGATTTCAGTGAAACGTACTTGAAATGAGCTTGAGCCGTCTGATGCGACGTGAGCACTTTGTGACACAGAGAGCATCGCACACTGAACATTATTTCCTTGCACAAAGTGATGAGACGATTCTTCACATATTGTGGGACGGGAACAGGCAGAGCCCTTATCTTGGTTTCTTATAAGGAGAGAGAGGTGACGATGATGTTTGATGTATGCACAATAAACCCCCCTGACGGCGCCTTCAATACGTGTTGCACTTGAGCGGGTGTTTACTCTTACCAGTTAGGGGAAGCGACTCGGAGAAGTGGTTTTTGGCGGCCATGTGCTGAAGACATTCATCCCGGAGATTAAAGAAGAGGAAGCAAGCAGGGCAGGCAAAACAAACAATGCGCTGGTAGGTTTGAGGGCTGCTGTGACCATCGGGCGTGAGCAGGTTCACCTGATAACAAAGGCGCACAGTTCAAAAAAGGTtctttacaaaatatttacaattcAGAGTGCAGTCAGATAAGTGCACCAACCTTTGACTCAAGGTGCTTCCGCCATTCTTCTTTGGACTGGAAATGCTGTGCACATGCAGCACAGGCAAAGAGCTCAGAGGGACATCCTTTAAGATTGATGGTTGGGTCACAAGGAGAGTGATCGAACctaatcagaagaagaatgaacAGCTTTTAATGATATATTTATTAAAAGGTTTGAAAGTTATTGCATCCTGTGAGGGTTAAAAAGATTACCTTTTCAGGTGCCCCTCTAGAAGTGGTGTATTGTCAAACACTCGGCCACAGTTGACAACAGGACACGTGTGTTTGCTGGCTGTGCTCACAGGAAAAGATGCGGTTCGCTGTCTTTTTCTGGAACCTGCACCAAACGCTGCACAAAAGCAGAATTCAAAACACTCAATCAACAAGCCATCTTAAATGGAGTCCTTGAAAGTTTAATGGGAAGAACGCGGTTCACATTTGTGGATATGCACCTGGCATCTTTAACCACATGTCAACGCAGCGCTTTGCTTCCTGATTGATTCCATCTGCTGAACTAAAAGCCAGCTCCTGCTGTCCATGAGCCTTTTGCCGGTTCTGTTTCTCCTGAAATGACAAGGAAATGACACAGCATATATTCTCATTCTTTGCTGCATCAATGAAATCGTTTCATTAATTCCAGGTTGCTGTGGCTGTTAGGGACTAATTTATCCACAGGGTGGTGCTGTTTCGCAACAATTCTCATTCCTTGACCTCATTATTGATAGCCGATCAAATTAGACGAGTGAAATACTATTTCCCATAACAAGAAAAACACTAACAGCCATACGGACATTAGTGTGACAGTAAAATACATCTCACCTTGAAGGCTTTACACTTCTTTGCTCTTTCCTCTTTATCTTGAGCCACCTGTTGTGCTAACCTCTCCAGCGTTGAGGTGACCCGTGCTTTGTGACaggtgattttatcatccagcTAGAGAACAGAGGGCATTTCACAAAACTCTATGCTCAAATTCACACACGTTATTTTGCTTTTCAACAACTCACAGTGCCTGTCAAAGAGGACGAGAACCCCTCGTCTTCGCTGTCGCTCCCTAAATCAATACATTCCAGCTCTGGGGGAGCCTCCTAAAAAATACAAGCAATGTGTCAGAGGTGCAATCTAACACATGTGCAAGGAAATGTGCTGCACAGCAAGGATTCAGTCAAAGTCAGCAAACAGGTAGCTTTTTAATgtaatgcattttaaatttttGAAACATGTGACTTACTGATATAAACTCCACTTCTTCCATCTCGTCGTCGTCTGCTTCAGTAGACATTTGTCTGAGGACAAACAAGTCAAAGTTTCCTTTTTGACAACGAGCAGTTTAACAAGTGACCAAAACAGCAGGGTGCACGTCTAGATTTCACTTCAGGATGCTACAAATGCATCATTGTTTTAGGGAGACAGTCACAAACAGCCTCTTCATGATGCAGGCAGCTGCGTTGCTAGACGAAAGCTAACCACGCACAAGTGTTGCTTAAATGCTTGAGAATAAACAGGAAGCAAAAGTAATGCAGAAGGATTCTTCAGATATGTAATTAAAACACGACTTACACCAGACCGATGCGGGTTAATTGCATTAAATTGACCCAAATCTATGCGAATGATCGTGCAGTAACCGCCACTTCTTCCTTGGCAACAGTTTGAACTACTCTTCGGTGCTGCCACTACCGGATGGGAGTATAATTACAGCCACCAACAAACATCAAGCATTATATATACACGGTATATATACATTTTGTCTTTCCAGGCAACATTTACAGGgtcttctgcagcagcacactGACACAGTCGCTCGCCCCAGTCTATGGTCGAAAGTACAGATTAGTTTATTCATTTGTCGTTTTCCAATTCCTTCCGTTTTACTGTTGGAAAGCGATCAATATTGCCACAACTCTACATAATCTGCCACGGTTAAGCTATTAGTACCCACCTAAATGATTTCCCCAGTGCGGCGTGTTCACTTACTTCGACCTGAATCACATAACTCCGGCCCGCGACCACACACGCGAGTCTGCTGGGAAGCGTCATTTGTAAAGGAAGCGCTCCTTTTTTCTCGTGGTGTGTGCCGTATCTGCGGAGTTTACAGGAATTTTGTGGCCTGGGAGACTCCGCCCATCTCACCGGCGCTAACAGTGGGAATTACAAACTATCACTCACTTCTCGTATAATTTAACGATTCCATCCCAATATGTGAACAAGAAACTGTACATCATTTTAATCCACCAATAAATGTGTATCCCACACAACATTTTGGCATGCGTGTGACTTTGTAAATATTCACAATTATCCATGGGAATAACCAGTAACATAAGGACCAGCTTAGTTTTATTGCGGCAGGTTCTCCAGCAAATTGGGGGCATTAAATCGACGTGGGAACCACCCAAACTGGGGTGTGTGCATGTCGTGCATAAGTAGATGTTGCAAAAATCACTATAATCAGTGGGTTACATATTGTGAAATCCCCTCGGGACTTGTGGTCAGACATCCTGTTCAGACTatcgtgtttttgtttttgccgtGTTTTTTGTGTTGCAGGTATTTCCAAATTGCTACCTTCAAGGCTCTTGGTAAGTTGAAGTCAGCTAGCCACTGGACCAGTTGTTTATGCAGCCAGCAGTAGCTTTAGATTTTAAGGTTTAATGTCCAGCCAGTTCTTTTAGCTGACTCTCCAGTCTAGTATTTTCTATGTCCAACAAAGACAATATATGTAAACTGTTGCCAATAAGGTTGATTATTTATAGATTAATCACATACAGTTTTGAGAAAATATATACTTTATCAAGGcatgactctctctctctctctctctctctctctctatatatatatatatatttaatatagatttttttcttgATGGGCAACAATGTATTATAATTATCCCTTTGGACTCTTTAGCAGTTTGCGACAGTAAAAATTAATTTGCCGACGCTTCCTAATTCggtttgggggggaaaaaaataataaaacttgCGTGTCTGCTGACTCACGCATTGTACCTCAGGACCATGATATCAGCCGTCTGTGCAGTCGAACCAGAACCCTCACCACAATATGCCACGATGCTTCGGGCACGTCAACCAGCCTCTTCATACTCATCTCAGGCTTTCATCGACAAAGCGGCATCAGAGGAGTCAGATGTCTGAGACTGCGGGATCTGTCCTACATCTCGCCTCACGATGATTGCTGCTGCGTTTTTGGTCCTCTTAAGGCCCTACAGCATCCAGTACGTGCTGGTGCTGTTACTCCTGTTAATCGGAACTGTAGCGACGATTACATTTTTGTGCTGCTGGCATCGCCGGATTAGCAATGGAAAGCATCCAATAAAATCGGTTCTCTCTGGGCGCACGAAGAGCCGCGGTGAGTAACGCAGGATGGCCGcgtctcctcttcatcctgtcAGCACATATCTTTGGCATGTTGTGTACTTCCGacattgtaaaagaaaaagattgtCGATAACATGTCTATTTTGTCATCCTTACGTCTGTTATCTGTCCCATAGTTGGCCTGCGATCTCATCATTTTCGATCAGAGGTAGGATGAACTTTATGAGTTTGAGTCAGTTACAACATTTGTGATTAATCAAATCACAGGCAGCGAGGGAGTTAAACGCTGAATCCCAGTTATATGCTTCGAAGAGAAATGCATCATCCACAAACCTATTTCTTTGGACTTTAATAGAGCGGCATGACTATTTTAAGAATCGCTATGTGCGCAATGCGCATGTGTTCGAGGATCAATAATTAAACGGGCTGTTTTGCaagttgttttcttttacagAGGGTTGAAACCCTTTGCCGTGTAGTCCTACGAATGATGCGAGCCACGAATGAGTCGGAGGAAATCCAAACCTGCCCGTTTATCATATAAACCAGCCGAGAGGCTACGTTATCGCTATGCGTAAAGGAGCGCTTTTGGTTCTGTTTCCGTTTTACGCTCtgtaatttcaaaataaagcggCGGCAaacaaagagacagacaggcaggcagacagacaggcagacagacagacagacaggcaggcaggcaggcaggcaggcaggcagacagacagaacattGTCTCTCTGTTGGTAGAGCTTAGTTTCATtttgaagaaaaccagaagCGAAAGTAATAACCATCCCAGTCATTGTTCATTGCTGTGTGATTCAGCAATAAATGATGAGCTCTGGCAGGAGACAGATCAGCTTTTCCTCCCCAGTTATGGAAATTCTAATTTCATACACACTTATGAGTCAGAGAAAGCAGCAAAAGCACAAGGATTTTGTATCTGTGCATGTGTTCATTCGCTATCTGAATAACTGTCAATGTGTTCCAGGGGTTCAGGAACAGTCCACGTCATGCCAGAAGGAGTGCACACGCTCGGGTGATAGAGGAAAAGCCCAGTCTGGTCCAGATCCCCGAGAGCGAACCAGATTCATCAGCAGGTCTCAGAAAGCGTAAAGTGAAGAAGAGAGTTCTGCCTGAGTTTTACCAGTCTGTACAAGTCACCCCCACACGCAAACTTGTAGGTACCAACTCCACTCTGACCATGACTAATAAAATAGCAGTGCTGCTTTCCACTTGCTCCCCTCCACAGATTTAAATGCTTCTGTGGACACGGTAAAATGTTCACAGCCGCGGCCTGCGATGAAATGAATATTTACCAGCCACTTCCTGCCGTGCTGCAAATTTGAAGCTAAAATATGTAGGACGCAGTCTCCGCCTTCCTCCGGTGGCGTCATTCGGTGGAGTCATTCGACTGATGTGCAAATTACACACagttcagctgtcaatcattaggttgtttttgtcagtggaaaaaaaaggccAATAAAATGTACAGCTGGACTTTGATCACTGTGATTTGGGGAAAAATATTCCATTAATTGTAGTAAGGTTTTAAAGGCAGATATCAACCAGATGTGAGCTAATTAGTTGTAAATAATGAGCTTTTACTGCAGCCTGACTACAGAAGCCACTCGTACCTCTATCACCTTTGAAAAGCCTCCATCTTTATGCACAGACCATAGTTATTTCCATAAAACTTTGCATGCACTGATTTGTGGGATTTCCATTTGCAGCTGGGGTCAAATGACAATCCTACAACatgaaaatcaaaagaaaattaaggcagtttttatttaaatatgaacaATCAATTTATTCCCAGTGTAGTTTcacaaataaaatgattttatcAACAGGCGTTTTAAAAATAAGGTCAACAACACTGTCCAAACATGTTGATCTGTGATAAATATGTGACATTTAAGTAATTATACAACATGATGGTGAGTCCTGGGGTGTTGTTACATTTATACCAGTTATAAATGCCCTTTGTTTAGTGATCATTGATGCATGTTAATCACATTTCGGTGTGGGATTTCATATTTTAATAGTCTCCTGTCACATACCAAGATCATGCACATTAGTCTGTGTTGTTAtgcgagtgtgtgagcgtgGAGAGTGCAGACTGTTTACCTGTCCAGGATCTGTGATCCTGATTAGCAATTAGCTGCAGTTCACAGGAAATGAATGGACTGATATACTTAATCCAATCAGATCTGCTTCAGACTACAGCAGGTGGAGGACATTCAcacaaaagaagaggaaataaaCCTGGCTATTATATTAAATTAGACAGTTCTCCCCTTACCTTGTGATATGGCGGCAGTCTGTCCAAACTACTTCCTGTACTTTCATCAGGTTAGTGCAGTTAAATCTACAGCGAGGAGCCAGGCAGTTTGACACCTGACCCATATATTGATCATTTTCTTTGTGGAAGGGAATGTAAGAGTGAGCATGAACTCAGCGGGAACTTCTTGTGCAAACATAAGACGCCCTTCCCTCCTTtagtttgttttctctctttctgcacTGCTACAGCAATTTAAGTCTTTTACAAACTCATCAATATTGTTCATTATATCACAAATACTGAACATTCTTCACAATCTATGCCAAAAGCTTGGTAGCAGTGTGGCTACGTACATCATCCAATGTCTTTTTTGCCAACAGCTTATGAGCTAGATTGTCATTTCCAGAAATAAGGACTATATATTGACAGTGACCTCTAATCATCAATATTTACACTGACAGCTGTGTAGGAAAATGGGTTGTTAGCAGAAAGGATACAGCTCATATGAATCTAAAActataaataaacacaagacCGATATCTTTTGAATTCAAGTTTAATCTCGATGAAAGTGATGCCTCGATGATAATGCTGCTAATTTTAACAGGATGCTCTTTTTTCATCTGGTCCACAGTCGTGACACAGGCTGTCATCATGCTATTTACGGACTACAAATAACTTAGTAGAAATGCTCCCAGAAGGGCTTAAAACGACAACATCTGTTCTCACACCATTGTAACCCCAAGATTTCACAGCTGGATGCCGATTTCTCGATTTAAATGTTGTGGAATGGTGTAGCCAGTGTTTGCCCAACCCTCCTGGATTCATTGTGTTGCTCAATATCAGGTGTGTCAGGGTACATTGTGGGAAATTGCAACAGAAGGTGATTCATTATTACTGTTAAAGAAACGGCCCCAGGCCCCATCGAAGATAAACACGTTTGCTTCCTTCAGTCCAGGCAAAATGTGAGTTTGAATATAAACCCGGCTAAGCCTTTTTAAATGGAGAGAGATTGTCTGTAATTGGCCCCTGGGCGCCCGCTGTGGTGAACGCGTATCCGCTGCTGAGATTATGTAATCGCGTCCTCACAGCGGTGGTCTCTCTGCGGATCCTAATGTGCATCTGTTCGCGGCTCTGTCACGGCCCTCCTCATTGTATCTGCTTCCGCTTTCGGTGTTGGGTTTTATCCGCCGTCACCTCGGTGCGTCCGGGTGGCGCTGTAACACCGCCGTCGCCGCTGGAGGCTGCTGATGTTGGCTGGCGGCTGTGACGCGCAGACACATGCACCCTGCGCTCCCCATCACGCTGCACACCGCGCACACAGTACCAGCCCTACAGCCCCTGCGAAGATCTGACATCATCCTCGGTGCTCGGATAAAGGGCGAAGTCGTGGCCGGAGCATCCCTCAAAGGGCGTGGCGCCTTTGGATAATGACGCACGGAGACGTGTGACTGAAAGGTGGAAGCTAATATCGCTCAAATtcggatttttctttctttccttgcGCCTGACAGGTCTTCGTCATGTACACGGTGGTAAGTCTTAATGTTGACCTGGCGGGGGAGCCAAATACTATTGATTTCACATTGGCTTTATTTTACCAAACCTGTTATTGTTTTATCCATCTTTGCGAGCTGTCACGGAGCGTCCTCACTCTAACCTGCGCCCGTATTACGCACTTTGACCCGCGATCGTGACGGAATAAACCGGGATTTGTGCGTTTTATCCCTGCGCTGCGCGGCACGGAGACGTtgtccccctttttttgtttacccccttttcttttgtctcGCAGAGCTCCAGTTCAGGGAACCCTTCCCTGCACGGCTCCATGTCGTCCTCAGCGGATTTCTCAGACGAGGATGATTACAGCCTAAAATCGGGATCGGCGTCACCGGCACCCGGTGATACTTTACCCTGGAACCTGCCCAGACATGAGCGTTCCAAGAGGAAAATCCACGGAGGGTCTGTGCTGGACCCCGCGGAGAGAGCTGTGCTCAGGATCGCAGGTGAGCAGCTGCGTCCCGGTTGTCCCGTTTTCACGTACACTAACAAAATATGACCTACGTGAAGCTTCCTACGGTGAATCTTTTCGGCTGCCCATCATTCCACATCATCATATCGTGACTGAGTTTGCGTGGTACCCTGTCAGCTGTTGTGTATAGATTTTGGGAAGCCGATGTGATGGCATTTTGGTGCGCACTGATTCTGGATATGATGCCGAAAATGTA
It includes:
- the znf451 gene encoding E3 SUMO-protein ligase ZNF451 isoform X2 gives rise to the protein MTLPSRLACVVAGRSYVIQVEVSEHAALGKSFRQMSTEADDDEMEEVEFISEAPPELECIDLGSDSEDEGFSSSLTGTLDDKITCHKARVTSTLERLAQQVAQDKEERAKKCKAFKEKQNRQKAHGQQELAFSSADGINQEAKRCVDMWLKMPAFGAGSRKRQRTASFPVSTASKHTCPVVNCGRVFDNTPLLEGHLKRFDHSPCDPTINLKGCPSELFACAACAQHFQSKEEWRKHLESKVNLLTPDGHSSPQTYQRIVCFACPACFLFFNLRDECLQHMAAKNHFSESLPLTETKIRALPVPVPQYVKNRLITLCKEIMFSVRCSLCHKVLTSHQTAQAHFNVHCRHGCAVAKADKTVAQVMQRLQVRGQCSLCRQLFFSQAEIASHKEATHHGVEINRTMQRAVLQHCRFSGTQHTGGERAAPKGGRPSCLKTPHQKMNKEGFEEYSTRRKRPAPGESDGASSSSPVGWRCECGLQFSEEAAAKKHLLAANQIFHQCGVCGKHMEESAITRLHMSRFHGGAHLSNFLFYCRKCKIEMPRYEDILSHVSDDHGGHTYITEQEMPEELAAACDAQPSTSHASAPASRFSSSSVKLELSWMCRMCEDVFDSEKEVLEHCSDVTSHSFQRFMCGHCPQKFFKESTVRRHCVNEHGGQIKSFHFCGLCDSMQLESEGEFLEHYKRLHSKDFYCINSDGVIQSTVQPTCPCMGSEKNKGELKAVYTQCMRDLATEGKCQYACAPCGVSVSSYAQIKTHVHTKHPALNLEKTFEVACGICQESFKDVPSFHKHHHSRHCALEPCMSSRSRGAEREPAPVKILDAVEIKPGTSEICDETLAAFLNEDQANKDRHVRKDGASDAASVSAEARESAELEEALQRSLLEF
- the znf451 gene encoding E3 SUMO-protein ligase ZNF451 isoform X3, with the protein product MQLTRIGLVQMSTEADDDEMEEVEFISEAPPELECIDLGSDSEDEGFSSSLTGTLDDKITCHKARVTSTLERLAQQVAQDKEERAKKCKAFKEKQNRQKAHGQQELAFSSADGINQEAKRCVDMWLKMPAFGAGSRKRQRTASFPVSTASKHTCPVVNCGRVFDNTPLLEGHLKRFDHSPCDPTINLKGCPSELFACAACAQHFQSKEEWRKHLESKVNLLTPDGHSSPQTYQRIVCFACPACFLFFNLRDECLQHMAAKNHFSESLPLTETKIRALPVPVPQYVKNRLITLCKEIMFSVRCSLCHKVLTSHQTAQAHFNVHCRHGCAVAKADKTVAQVMQRLQVRGQCSLCRQLFFSQAEIASHKEATHHGVEINRTMQRAVLQHCRFSGTQHTGGERAAPKGGRPSCLKTPHQKMNKEGFEEYSTRRKRPAPGESDGASSSSPVGWRCECGLQFSEEAAAKKHLLAANQIFHQCGVCGKHMEESAITRLHMSRFHGGAHLSNFLFYCRKCKIEMPRYEDILSHVSDDHGGHTYITEQEMPEELAAACDAQPSTSHASAPASRFSSSSVKLELSWMCRMCEDVFDSEKEVLEHCSDVTSHSFQRFMCGHCPQKFFKESTVRRHCVNEHGGQIKSFHFCGLCDSMQLESEGEFLEHYKRLHSKDFYCINSDGVIQSTVQPTCPCMGSEKNKGELKAVYTQCMRDLATEGKCQYACAPCGVSVSSYAQIKTHVHTKHPALNLEKTFEVACGICQESFKDVPSFHKHHHSRHCALEPCMSSRSRGAEREPAPVKILDAVEIKPGTSEICDETLAAFLNEDQANKDRHVRKDGASDAASVSAEARESAELEEALQRSLLEF